Proteins encoded by one window of Ferrimicrobium sp.:
- a CDS encoding alpha/beta fold hydrolase, producing the protein MAPTLVACGALDIPFIVETKHLLAERLPNGYHRLRSGMAHLPQLEDPTVVAELIVHAIDAN; encoded by the coding sequence ATGGCCCCAACACTCGTGGCTTGTGGCGCTCTTGATATTCCCTTCATTGTCGAGACCAAGCACTTGCTGGCTGAGCGCCTTCCAAACGGCTACCATCGCTTGCGTTCAGGTATGGCTCACTTGCCCCAGCTCGAGGACCCGACGGTTGTGGCGGAACTCATTGTCCATGCCATCGACGCTAACTGA
- a CDS encoding alpha/beta fold hydrolase, translating to MVILLYAGVTDQRSWQEVVSAIGERATVICYDRRGYGETSPSPEEFSHVKDLFAVLDEITDTPVWLVGSSAGGGIALDVTVLAPERVAGLVLFAPSVSGAPDPELDGDTARLVEQLEETISVGDLEEQSRLEAGLWLDGPTQGEGRVGGPVRELFFDMNRVILSRRS from the coding sequence ATCGTTATTCTCCTATACGCAGGAGTGACGGATCAACGGAGCTGGCAAGAGGTGGTATCTGCCATCGGCGAGAGAGCTACCGTCATCTGTTATGATCGCCGGGGCTATGGAGAGACGTCTCCCTCTCCGGAGGAGTTTTCCCATGTGAAGGATCTTTTTGCCGTCCTTGACGAGATCACCGATACCCCTGTATGGTTGGTGGGAAGCTCTGCTGGCGGTGGGATTGCGCTTGATGTCACAGTCCTTGCGCCAGAGCGGGTGGCAGGTCTCGTACTGTTCGCTCCGTCGGTGAGTGGTGCGCCCGACCCTGAACTCGACGGCGATACCGCCCGCTTGGTCGAGCAGCTCGAGGAGACGATCTCGGTCGGTGACCTAGAGGAACAGAGCCGCCTCGAGGCCGGGCTCTGGCTCGACGGTCCGACTCAAGGCGAAGGCAGGGTAGGAGGGCCCGTCCGTGAGCTCTTCTTTGACATGAACAGGGTCATCCTCTCACGGCGTTCCTGA
- a CDS encoding GNAT family N-acetyltransferase — protein MNAPQPSSAELLATYDAQLRGEAEVYDALSWTRDGPLYRGVLDGGGFVSYVSLDGIDNIARLVQRTIGHYRDELGVDEFEWKTRGHDERAEQLHQELCNAGFIAEEPETVMVGAAELLSHSVAIPTTVNVRRVDNLAEAADLIARATAMQRKVFNGGPSAEEALARLHRSQGTEQFWVAEVHDEIVCAGRLTLIPNADFAGLWGGATHPDWRGKGIYRALTAARAGAALAAGKHYLQSDCSPMSRPILERSGLTAVTTTTPYIWHR, from the coding sequence GTGAACGCACCACAACCTAGCTCTGCAGAGCTTCTCGCAACGTATGATGCACAGCTTCGAGGGGAGGCTGAGGTCTACGATGCGCTCAGTTGGACTCGAGATGGTCCGCTCTATCGAGGTGTTCTCGACGGCGGGGGCTTTGTCAGCTACGTATCCCTCGACGGCATCGATAATATCGCTCGTCTCGTTCAACGAACGATTGGTCACTACAGGGACGAACTTGGAGTAGATGAGTTCGAGTGGAAGACCCGAGGCCACGACGAGCGTGCCGAACAACTTCACCAAGAGTTATGCAATGCAGGGTTCATTGCCGAAGAACCCGAGACAGTCATGGTCGGTGCCGCCGAACTGCTATCGCATTCAGTTGCGATTCCGACGACGGTGAACGTTCGAAGAGTCGACAATCTCGCCGAGGCCGCCGACCTCATCGCTCGCGCCACAGCGATGCAGCGGAAGGTGTTTAACGGTGGCCCTTCGGCAGAGGAGGCATTGGCTCGTCTACATCGATCGCAAGGTACTGAGCAGTTCTGGGTAGCTGAAGTCCATGATGAGATTGTGTGTGCGGGTCGACTGACGCTGATTCCGAATGCTGACTTTGCGGGACTATGGGGCGGTGCTACTCACCCTGACTGGCGAGGTAAAGGGATCTACCGTGCACTCACCGCCGCGAGAGCTGGTGCTGCTTTGGCGGCTGGTAAGCACTATCTCCAAAGTGATTGTTCCCCGATGTCAAGACCCATCCTCGAGCGCAGCGGTTTGACAGCAGTTACCACGACGACTCCCTACATTTGGCACCGATGA